From Echinicola jeungdonensis, the proteins below share one genomic window:
- a CDS encoding ArsR family transcriptional regulator has product MLDILITSKTRVKLLIKFFTQDTNKGYLRGLAEEFKESTNSVRVELNRLSEAGILDSEQEGNTKSYFANQKHPLFREMKSLVAKYLGFDRLVEVVIKNLGNVQKAYVIGDYAKGIDSGTIELVLVGKEINKEYLDFLIEKAENKIQRKVKVEVLETEPAGLNGVVVFDL; this is encoded by the coding sequence ATGCTGGATATACTGATAACATCTAAAACAAGGGTGAAACTCCTGATCAAGTTTTTTACCCAGGATACCAATAAAGGGTATCTCCGGGGATTAGCTGAGGAGTTTAAAGAATCTACCAATTCCGTGAGGGTGGAGCTAAACCGCCTTTCTGAAGCAGGGATACTTGACTCTGAGCAGGAGGGAAATACCAAATCCTATTTTGCCAACCAAAAGCATCCACTTTTTAGGGAGATGAAAAGCCTGGTGGCCAAGTACCTCGGTTTCGACCGTTTGGTGGAAGTGGTGATCAAAAACCTGGGAAATGTGCAAAAGGCATATGTGATCGGAGATTATGCCAAAGGAATTGATTCCGGAACAATAGAGTTGGTATTGGTAGGCAAGGAAATCAATAAGGAATACCTGGATTTTTTGATCGAAAAAGCAGAAAACAAAATTCAAAGAAAGGTAAAGGTGGAAGTGTTAGAAACTGAGCCCGCAGGCCTCAATGGGGTAGTTGTTTTTGATCTTTGA
- a CDS encoding alpha-amylase family glycosyl hydrolase gives MLKNLKTNPIYLLLILLAGCSTKTEKASKEIKNYWPEAGITYEIFIQSYYDTDGDSIGDVNGVIQKLDHVRDLGANAIWFMPIMPSPSYHKYDVTDYKAIHPDYGNMEDFKRLIEEAHKRDIKVVIDMIINHTSDEHPWFLEAKKGRDNPYRDYYVWAQADTIQDYLDKKTITLDSDNIRQWHDPGKGNDYYYGFFTGDMPDLNFDNPKVREEIYDIGEYWLEEVGVDGFRLDAAKHIYPDDRAEDNHAFWKEFRAEMEKVNPDVYLVGEVYDMKEVVAPYLPGLPALFNFDFHYTLLEAFEKQDGMLLARKQKEILDYYQGITDDFIDATISSNHDQPRLLNELGKDENKMKQAIAILMTMPGAPYLYYGEEIGMLGKKPDPHIREPFLWKAREKDEGRTKWIQPEFSTDKTVTPLSQQKENPNSYYNHYKTLIELRNTNPALAIGELELVENGFPKAVMAFKRKVGEQELFVLHNVGENEVEVELAENLHKAVYALNGAAMKEGKVILPGNGSLVLE, from the coding sequence ATGTTGAAAAACCTAAAAACAAACCCGATTTACCTATTGTTGATTTTGTTGGCCGGCTGTAGTACCAAAACAGAAAAGGCCTCTAAAGAAATCAAAAACTACTGGCCTGAAGCGGGTATTACCTATGAAATTTTTATTCAATCTTATTATGATACCGATGGGGATAGTATCGGTGATGTAAATGGAGTAATTCAAAAGTTGGATCATGTCCGGGATTTGGGAGCAAATGCCATTTGGTTCATGCCCATCATGCCTTCTCCAAGTTACCATAAATATGATGTTACCGATTACAAAGCCATTCATCCGGATTATGGTAATATGGAGGATTTTAAAAGATTAATTGAAGAAGCCCATAAACGAGATATTAAAGTGGTGATTGATATGATCATCAATCATACCAGTGATGAACATCCCTGGTTCCTGGAAGCCAAAAAAGGCAGGGATAACCCATACCGGGATTATTATGTTTGGGCACAGGCCGATACTATTCAAGATTACCTGGATAAAAAGACAATCACCCTGGACAGTGACAATATCCGTCAGTGGCATGATCCAGGAAAAGGAAATGATTATTACTATGGGTTTTTCACCGGAGATATGCCGGATTTGAATTTTGATAATCCAAAAGTCAGAGAAGAAATCTATGATATAGGAGAGTACTGGCTGGAGGAAGTTGGTGTGGATGGTTTCAGGTTGGATGCCGCCAAGCATATTTATCCTGATGACCGGGCTGAAGACAACCATGCATTTTGGAAGGAGTTTAGGGCAGAAATGGAAAAGGTCAACCCCGATGTTTATTTGGTAGGAGAGGTGTATGATATGAAAGAGGTGGTGGCCCCATATCTTCCTGGTTTGCCGGCCTTATTCAATTTTGATTTCCATTATACATTATTGGAAGCATTTGAAAAGCAGGATGGAATGTTGCTAGCCAGGAAGCAGAAAGAAATATTGGATTATTATCAGGGGATTACTGATGATTTTATTGATGCCACCATTTCTTCCAATCATGACCAGCCACGGCTTTTGAATGAGTTGGGTAAAGATGAAAACAAAATGAAACAGGCCATCGCCATTTTGATGACCATGCCTGGTGCTCCTTACCTTTACTATGGAGAGGAAATTGGTATGTTGGGCAAAAAACCTGATCCCCATATCAGGGAGCCATTTCTATGGAAAGCCAGGGAAAAAGATGAAGGCAGGACAAAATGGATCCAACCGGAATTTTCTACAGATAAAACCGTAACACCTCTTTCTCAGCAAAAGGAAAATCCCAATAGTTATTATAACCATTATAAAACCTTGATTGAATTAAGAAATACCAATCCAGCATTGGCCATTGGGGAACTGGAATTGGTGGAAAATGGCTTTCCTAAAGCTGTTATGGCTTTTAAGCGGAAAGTGGGAGAACAAGAGTTATTTGTACTTCATAATGTAGGTGAAAATGAAGTAGAGGTTGAATTGGCGGAAAATTTGCACAAAGCGGTATATGCTTTGAATGGAGCTGCAATGAAGGAAGGAAAGGTGATTTTACCGGGAAATGGATCCTTAGTTTTGGAATAG